A stretch of Planctomycetia bacterium DNA encodes these proteins:
- a CDS encoding CoA transferase subunit A yields MTLLFADPHPDHARSAFRNKPRAMVNKVTTVTQAVAQLVQDEDYLAIGGFGTNRIPTAICHEIIRQKKQNLSFAGHTATHDFQILCAGNLTGRGQTLSQLDSAYIVGLEARGLSPHARRVMESGTLQVREWSNYALAVRFRAAAMGVPFLPTRSMLGTDTGRCSDAAEITCPYTGLKLLALPALYPDVAAIHVHEADVYGNARIRGTTVADLDVARAAKRLIITCERLISIDEFRREPDRTSIPFYCVDAVCEVPYGSFPGNMPYEYFSDEDHLKLWLSVENDPEAFQKFLAEMIWDQPDFNGYLEKCGGLKRMQALRQQEFLI; encoded by the coding sequence GTGACGTTGCTCTTTGCTGATCCACATCCTGATCACGCACGTTCAGCGTTCCGCAACAAGCCTCGTGCCATGGTCAACAAGGTTACCACGGTAACGCAGGCTGTTGCGCAACTGGTACAGGATGAGGATTATCTTGCCATCGGCGGGTTTGGCACCAATCGCATACCCACCGCGATCTGTCATGAAATCATTCGGCAGAAGAAACAGAACCTTTCGTTTGCAGGCCATACAGCCACCCATGATTTCCAGATACTCTGTGCCGGCAATCTGACCGGCCGAGGCCAGACACTCAGCCAGCTTGATTCGGCTTATATTGTGGGGCTGGAGGCAAGGGGGTTATCGCCCCATGCCCGGCGGGTCATGGAAAGCGGTACGCTGCAAGTCAGGGAATGGTCAAACTATGCCCTGGCAGTTCGCTTTCGTGCCGCCGCGATGGGTGTGCCTTTTCTACCGACTCGCTCCATGCTGGGAACCGATACCGGACGGTGTAGCGATGCAGCAGAAATCACTTGTCCATATACCGGTTTGAAATTATTGGCGCTTCCCGCACTCTATCCGGATGTTGCTGCTATCCATGTGCATGAAGCTGATGTGTATGGCAACGCCCGCATTCGTGGCACCACGGTGGCTGATCTGGATGTCGCCCGTGCTGCCAAGAGGTTGATCATCACCTGTGAACGATTGATCTCCATAGATGAGTTCCGCCGCGAGCCTGATCGCACGAGCATTCCGTTTTACTGTGTCGATGCAGTATGCGAAGTACCTTACGGCAGCTTTCCGGGGAACATGCCTTACGAGTATTTCTCTGACGAAGACCATCTGAAACTCTGGCTGAGCGTCGAGAACGATCCTGAAGCATTCCAGAAATTCCTGGCAGAGATGATCTGGGATCAGCCTGATTTCAATGGCTATCTCGAAAAATGTGGCGGGCTGAAGCGAATGCAGGCACTCAGGCAGCAGGAGTTCTTGATCTAA
- a CDS encoding aminodeoxychorismate/anthranilate synthase component II, whose amino-acid sequence MILLIDNYDSFTHNIVQRLGEIDPTLNMQVHRNDQISLQQIEELKPSRIIISPGPCTPKEAGISNAVLERFASSIPILGVCLGHQCIGHVFGGTVHRNWRIMHGKTSPIYHDNTGVFRGLSNPFEATRYHSLVIEKASWNHPDFVVNAWTAEDEIMGVKHKKWPLHGVQFHPESFLTVDGPKLLKNFLTGE is encoded by the coding sequence ATGATTTTACTCATCGATAATTACGACAGTTTTACGCACAATATCGTACAGCGGCTGGGGGAAATTGATCCCACGCTGAACATGCAGGTGCATCGCAACGATCAGATTTCCCTGCAGCAGATTGAAGAGTTGAAGCCCAGCAGAATTATTATTTCTCCTGGTCCGTGCACTCCAAAAGAAGCTGGCATTTCCAATGCGGTACTGGAACGATTTGCCTCAAGCATTCCCATTCTCGGCGTCTGCCTGGGGCATCAGTGCATCGGCCATGTGTTTGGCGGCACAGTACATCGCAACTGGCGGATCATGCACGGAAAAACTTCGCCGATCTATCATGACAACACTGGCGTTTTTCGTGGACTAAGCAATCCGTTTGAAGCGACGCGCTACCATAGCCTGGTGATTGAGAAAGCATCCTGGAATCATCCAGATTTTGTGGTAAACGCCTGGACTGCCGAGGATGAGATCATGGGCGTGAAGCATAAGAAATGGCCTTTGCATGGCGTACAGTTTCACCCGGAAAGTTTTCTGACGGTGGATGGACCTAAGCTGTTGAAAAACTTTCTGACAGGAGAGTAG